The Psychrobacillus sp. FSL K6-2836 nucleotide sequence TTCTTTTCAATTTCCATGGTTTTTTCATTTCCATATTCTATCGTTCTTTCTAGTTGTCTTCTTCCAGTGCGATCCATATCAAATAGCAGAACCATTTCTTTAATTTCATCCAGTTGAAAGCCATATTGCTTTCCTCTTTGTATGAGCTTTAGTTTGGCGCAGTCGGCAGGTCTGTAATATCTTCTGTTGCTGTCGCTGCGAATGGGCATTAATAATCCCAGCTCCTCATAGTAGCGTATAGTTCTCGTCGTAATATTGAATTCTTTTGCAACATCCGAAATACTTTTCATCCAGCCCTCACTCCCCTGAGTCTTGTTTTGAGCATATCATTTACGTTAACGTAAACTTCAAGTGTAATTTAAAAATAAGACACTAAACAAACTTGTCTAGTGTCTTAGAAATTATTATTTGTTTAATGTAAGGAGGAATTCCTCTAGTCTATTTAATCCTTTTTCTAGTACAGACATGCTATAAGCATAGGAAATGCGTATGAAACCTTCCCCATACTCCGTAAACGCACTTCCAGGAACGACAGCCACTCCACCCTCCTGTAATAGCTTCGTAGCAAAATCAAAAGAATTCAATCCGTATTTTCTTATGTCAGGGAAAATATAAAAAGCTCCATTTGGCTTTTCTACTATCATCCCCATCTCTATTAAACGACTATATACAAAGTCACGTCTTTTCACATATTCTAAGTTCATTTCACTTGGCGTATCTTTTGCATTTGTTAATGCCTCAATTGCTGCATATTGAGCTGGTAGTGATGCACAAATTGTGTTAAAGGCATGCACCTTAACTACATGCTCCATTACATTCGCCGGTCCCATCAAGAAGCCAATCCGCCATCCGGTCATTGAATGCGACTTGGATACACCGTGGATATAAAATAATTTATCGCGAATTTCCTTGTAGCTAGCAAAGGAATGGTGCTTGCCAGAGAATGTATTCTCGCTATATATTTCATCTGTTAGGACGAATAAATTCTTTTCTTTTATAACATCTACTAATCCATCCATCGTCTCTTTTGTTAGGACAACGCCAGTTGGATTAGAAGGATTATTGAAAAACATCGCCTTTGTTTTATCCGTAATCAAGCTCGCAAGTCTTTCTGCAGAAGGCTGAAAATTAGTGTCAGTCGTATCTAAATACACCACTTTGGCTCCGCAAAGTTCAATTACTGGCACATAACCTGAATAAGTTGGAGCCGGCAAGATAACCTCGTCTCCTTCTTCTAAAATTGTTCGAAATACTGCATCTATCGCTTCGCTAGCACCATTAGTTATGATTATTTCATTTTGGATATCATATGAAAAACCATATTTATCGGAGAAAAAAGAGTTCACAGCATTTCTTAACTCTAGAAGCCCCGCATTATGCGAATACCCTGTTAAATTTTGTTCGATTGCTCGAATACCTGCTTCTTTTACTGAAGTAGGTGTTGGAAAATCTGGTTGACCAATCGTCAAATTAATGGCATCTGGGTAATGAACTAATTGATTGGAAAATTGTCGAGTTCCAGGAATTTTCAAGGATTCCGCTCGAGGATTTATTCGTATATTCATCGTTTAATCTCTTCCTTCTATTAATTTTCTAGAATGTTTATATGTAAGTATACTTTAAAGAGGCTAGGTTTATCATTACTTTTTGGATTATTTAGAAACCAGAAAATAAGACAATAAGAAAAACACAACCCTTAAAGGGTCAAACTGGTTTCATCTTTGTCGGTTGCTCTGGACAGACTTGCTGCTATATCATTACTGTGTGATTTTTAAAGAGGATAATCATGACTGTCGTCACAATCATCCTCTCTTTTATCGGTAATTTTATAGCGATAACCTGTCCAGTCAAAGCAATCAGGTACTTCTTGCTCATGAAGTACCCTATCTTTTCTGAAAAGGAATTACTATTTTTAAAAACATTTTTCAGTGCTATTGATACAATTTCGGAAACTCTTTCTCGTTTTCTAACAATTTAAAAGTGAGTTTTCCACCAACTCTTAATTGAGCTATTTTCCACAAATCCGAATCCGCTACTTTGCCAATCGTTGCATAGCCGCCGACTGTTTGGGCATCAGCCATTAATATTACAGGTTGTCCGTTTGATGGTACTTGAATTGTTCCAAATTGAGTTGCTTCAGATAAAATATCACTCTTGCCTATAAAGTGGAGTTCTGGGCCATTGAAATAGTATCCCATTCGATCTCCCCCTCTATATGTATATTCTGAGTGAAAAAACGTATGGATGCTGTCTTCTTTAAACAATGAAAGATGTGGACTTCTCCAAACAGCAACTTCCACTTCCTGATTATATGTAGGTACTTCTAAAGCGATCAATCCACGCTTTAGCTTCATTTGCGGTAGATTAGGAACCGATAAAACAGTTTCTTTTTTTAAAATATTCCCTATACCTGCCCTTAAGTAGGCAGAATTACTTCCCATAATTGTTTCTGAATCGAATCCACCTAACGCAAAAATATATGCAATGCTCCCTTGCACTGGTTTAACAAAAGATAATGTTTGACCTTTACTAACGGTTATAGATTTCCATAAGGGTACTTGCCTACCATCTATTTCTGCATGAAGATCCGCTCCACTAATCACTATTGTATGTGTCGCTAAAACCTCTAGGGAAAGTCCCCCTAAAAATAATTCTATTGCTGCAGCATTAGGAGGATTTCCAATAATTTCATTTCCTAATCTAAAAGCATAGGTATCCATTGGACCCGCAACTGGCATTCCAAATGCACGATATCCTATTCTTCCTTTGTCTTGCAAAGACGCATATACACCTTCTTTATGTACACGAAATAATTGTTTCATTAGAACATCTCCAGAGGAGCAACCTTTACATTTTTTGCTTCCAGTTTTTTTCTGATTTTCTGTACAATTTCTACAACATTATTTCCATCACCATGAAAACAAAGTGTGTCTGCGCTTATTTTGATTATTTCTCCAGTAATTGTTGCTACTTGTTTTCTTATTACGATATTTTCTACTTGCTTCATGATATCTTCGAATTCAGTAAGTAAAGCATCTGATTGACTCCGATGAACAAGTCGACCTTTAGCATCATATTTTCGATCTGCAAAAGCTTCTCCAGCAGTTTTCAGCCCTATATTAGTTCCAGCCTTTAGTAATTCGCTATTGCAAATTCCAAAAAGTACAGCGTTCGGGACCGTATCAAAAACAGCCTTCGCTATTGCATTTGCTATCTTTACATCATCTGCTGATGCGTTGTATAAAGCTCCATGTGGCTTCACATGGGAGAGTTCTACATGATTAATATGACAAAATGCTTGTAAAGCACCTATTTGATAAACAATCATTTCGTAAATTTCCGATGGGCTCATACTAATATTTCTTCTACCAAATCCTTGTATATCGGGAAAACCAGGATGCGCTCCTATAGAAAGATGATTTTCTTTTGCAGTTTGAATTGTCTTGTTCATCACGGAGAAATCCCCTGCATGAAACCCACATGCAATATTTGCCGAAGTAATTACTTTAAAAAGTGCAACATCATCCCCAATATTATAGTTACCAAAACTTTCCCCTACATCCGCATTCAAATCAATTCTCATATATCCACCTCTTCTATGAAACCGTCAATTGTATGCCAGTCATTTTTCATTTCCCTCTCTATTTCTTCATATTCCGCATTAGTCACAGGAGTAAACTTTAAACGGTCTCCCGCTTTTAGGGAGAAGGGATTACTCCGCTTTATCGAAAAAATTTCTAAAGGGGTTCTGCCGATAATATTCCAACCACCCGGTGATTCAATTGGATAAATACCCGTTTGGTTTCCTCCAATGCCAATAGTACCTTTTGGTACTTTTAGCCTTGGCTTATCAAGTCGAGGCACAAATAATTTAGGATCCAAATCACCTAAGTATGGAAATCCTGGTAGAAAACCAATCATATACACCGTGTATATTTTTTGTGAGTGTAAATGGATTATTTCATCCTTCGCTCTTCCTATTAATCTCTGCATCCTCGTTAAATCTTCGCAATATGGCTCTTCATAACAGACTGGAATAGTAACTTGTCTTGCAGAAGAAATAATGCAATCTATTTTATAGCTTCTCCATTTTGCAAGAAGTTTTTCCATATTTAACTTATCTAGAATAGATGACTTATAAAAAAATACGGTAACCGTATGATAGCTAGGAACTATTTCCTCTATAAAATGCTTCCAATTAGCATTCAAAAATTCAGTGAATGTATGAACAGATTTATAAATTTCAGCGCTAATTACTTCGCCAAAACTAAATCGAAGTGTTCGCTCTCCCGTTCTCCAAACTTCAGGCAAATTATTTTCCATACTCTTCTAACACTTCGATACATATTACAATACTTTGCTTCAAGTCAGCATGAGACCAACTCGGAATTTTCCCGTGCTGAATAGCGAGTTCATGTGAGGCCGGAATATGAATAAATCCCGAAAGCATCTCACTATTCGTTGTTTTAACATAATGCAAACCTTCATACATGACATTATTACATATATAAGTACCAGCACTATTTGATATTTCAGCAGGCAAACCATTTTCAATAAGTTTGTTCACTATTTTACGAATTGGCAGCGTTGATAAATATCCTGCTTCCCCAGTTTCTTGTATCGATTCATCCACTGGTTTATTTCCTTCGTTATCAGCATCGCCATCTTTTATGTTAATCGCAATTCGTTCTGGTGTTATTTTATATCGACCTGCAGCTAGCCCAAGTGAAATATGTACATCTGGTTGGATTTCTGTTAGTAACTTTACTAATTGTTGTCCAGATGTTTTAAAATCTACCGTCATTATTTTTCCGATAAGTTCATATTCCCCTATGGCTGATCCATCTAATTCCTCCACTATTTTCATCGTAGGATTGACTGTATAGTTTAAAAATGGTTCAAATCCAGTTAACAGTAGCTTTTTCATAATTTCTCCTCCATTTGTAAGATTAGTGGGCGTATTCGATATTTTCGTAATGATTCTTGAAACGTTTCTGTCCTACTATTTTTTAGTGCATCTATTATTCCACTATTAAAAAGATATTGGGATTCCATACAGCTTTCTAACTCTGTTCCATACACAACCTCGTCTGCCGCCTCTGATATAATGTCCGCAGCCACCCATTCTGGATAGCGAAGAATACTAACAGTTGGATAGGTTGGTGTGACACTTTGCTGACGGTAAAAGTTTATAGATGATGCTTCTTCAATCGGAAATATATCGGGTAACCATGCATGCCCATATTTAATAAAACGTGATTTCCAATAAGCATTTTCTGCTGCAATAGATGTAGCTTCAAATTTTTTATTAATCGATTGTACAATTGTTTCAAGATTTTCTGCTAGTCGTTTTTCATTCACTTCTTGTGAAATCCGGCCAATCCCGTAAATTTTCGCACTCGGTAAAAAATAAGAAACAGGAAATCTTGGTGGACTATTATATCCTGCAAAAGGTTGAACCCACTCATGTGAGGGAATTCCATGATTGTCTACAACGATATCAGGAGCCCATTTCCTCATGACTTGCGGTAAAATATTCGCTTCTCCAAAAATAGTTTGTTGATACTTAACATATGCAAACTCCAAACCAACAGCATTATAACGGGCCGCATGATGCTTCCATTCCGGATGCTCGATAATCATTTTAGAAAGTAAATAGTTTCCGTCAACATTTGCTAAAGGAATAACAATGATATTCATTTCTTTTAAGTAGTCGGTATTACTGGACAAATCTTTCACTAGGCGTAAAACTGCCGGTGTGCTTGATACTTCATTTGCATGATGACCAGCTTCAATTACGATTGTCTTTTTGAATAGTGTAAGTTTCAAAGCCGCATCAAACGTTTCCCATGATGGCATGAAACACTCGATGATAGGAATATTGTCACCATAATAAGAATGATCCGGGTATGCAATACGTAGTTCTTTATTTTCTTTAATAAAATTACTTAGTTCACATGATGCCCAATTTATATTTGCTTTAAATGTTTCTACATTACAAGAAACAAGTGCTTCGTTTGATTCAACAATCGCCGTTATTTCATCGCATGCATGATTAAAATGAAGTTCAGTAGTTTTTTTAATCGAAGGAATATAATCAACCCATTCAAATACTTGGATTCTCGATCTCGGCTTTCTGCCCTCGCTAACATGCATAAACGGATAAATTCCACCTGGTGCATCCAATGAAATACCTTGTTTTCTTTTTCCCCATTCTGAAAAATAGTCTAGTGTATTAAAGTATAAATCCTCATAAAGTGCTTCCATTGAAGAGATACGTTCTTCATCTATAAACAATTTCTCTTCTTGTTCACTCATCCACACGTCTAACACAATACGATCGAACAATGGTCTATTCACACCTTGTCCATCGTTTATGTATTTTAGTTGATTTGTCATTCTAGGGAGAAACTCATTAATATAATACAAATAAAAGCGTTCTCGATCAGTCGGGATTAAGTGAGTTTCAACCTTACTATCTGTTCTATTAATACGAACAGCTCCTGTATTCGGATACGCAAATTTCCCTTCTTCTACATAAGGAATTTGTACGACTGGAATATTTAAACTTCCCAGTTGAATGATCGTTCCATCCTCTTTTATCCCGAAAACATTAAATGTATGTTCTAAATTATCTTCTATATAAAAAGTTATATCATCTGCCTGTAAATGTGTATGTTTTTCAAGATATACGTCAATAGGATACATTTCTTGTATCCATCTTATCGGCAACTCTAATCCACCATGATTATCCTCTTTTTTTGCATAAATTTTTACTTCAATCACGTCTTTTGTAATGTCTGGTAGTATTTCTTCACGAACCCATTGAAATCCTGTTTTAAAAGCAGAATAGACTTTTACCTTATTCAATTGCGGATAAGACACCTGTATATCTCGCTTCAGTTGATCTCGGATATATATCGGTTCAGATATAAAGACTTCGATTTCATCACCATCCAATAAGGTAGAATCTCTTAATACTTTATGGACCAATTCTATTTCTGATACATCTTCCCATTCCTCTTCCAAAAGTAGCTTAGAGGGCTTCTTTTCATCGAATTGAATTTGCTGTTCCCAGTAACCAAAAGTTCCTTCTTCACTCCAGTTTTTTTGATAGTTCAACCATTTTAGTGCTGATGCTACTTCATTTATAGTTCCCTCTAGTTTTAGCTTATTTGCTTTTATAAGCTTTAATTTTGTTTCATCACCTGCTTGTACCGTTATTCCAATACTTGCGGTAAGATTATTCGTAACAGGAAGTTTGATTTCTGTACAATACAAAGCTGTTCTCGCAACAAAATGACAAAATTCTATGAAAATTTCTCTCTTTTTCATACTAGGGTGTATATCTATATTTAAACTAAGTGTTTGATTAGGCGATGCTTCGTTATCAGCTCCAAATCCCGAAAAGCTCCAAATTTCCGCTAAACTATGAATAGATTTAATGACAGAATGCTGTGCATCTACATGAAAATCATTATTTACGCCAACAGTTGAAAGCTTTGATAATAATTTTGAACATTCCATTTCATTCTCATAATGGACAGTTATTATTCGTTTGTCATAAGCAATATAACTAGATTCCAGATTTTCTTTAAATATCATCTTTACTTTTTGATCATTGTATTCAAAGAAGTTATACGATAATGCAGTAGTTTCAAAGCCTACTCTTGCAAAGAAGTCTAATAATCCGTCAGGCATTAACCCTAATGGCAAATCTACAAATAGAGAAATGCCATCTATTACATTATCGTTATTTTTGTCTATAAATATCCCATCTAGAGTCCAGATTTTTTGTAGACTTTCCAGATTCAGCACCACCTACATTTTCATATTTGGATCAAACCGATCACGCAACCAATCACCTAACAGATTGAATCCTAAAACCGTTAACATAACAGCAACCCCTGGGAATACGGATGTCCACCAGGCTGTAGTTATATAATTACGGCTATCTGCAAGCATTCCTCCCCATGAAGGAATCGTAGGGTCAACACCTAGCCCTAGAAATGTCAAGGAAGCTTCTAGTAATATAAACTCGGCAATATACATCGTACCTAAAACAAAGATTGAAGAAAGAACATTTGGTAAAATATGTTTCCTAATAATTGTGAAATTCGTCCCACCAATTGCTCTAGCGGCATGAACAAATTCTTGCTCCTTTAGCGCAATTACTTGCCCCCGAATAAGTCTCGCAAAACCTACCCAATAGGTTAAACCTAAAATAATAATTATTTTCCAAATACCCGTACCTAATATACTCATTACAACAATAGCAAACAAAATAAATGGGAATGCTAGCTGAATATCTGCAACACGCATTATAAAATCATCTAACCATTTGCCGAAATATCCTGAAACCAACCCTAGAATAGTTCCAATAACAAGCGAAATTAGTACTCCAAAAAAACCTACCATTAAAGAGATTCTCGCTCCGTATAAAATTCTAGTAAATAAATCTCTTCCTAATTGATCTGCACCTAAAAAATAGATAGATTCGCCAGTTGGATCCGCCCAAGATGGTGGATCTAATCTAGATCCTAAACTGGCTTTTCCTGGGTCAAAAGCCGTTAGCCAAGGTGCAAAAATAGCACATCCAACACTAATCGCAACTAGTATAATTCCGATAAAGCCTGCTGGATTTTTTTTGATAAATTTCAAGAAACTCTTCCAAACAGATTTTTTAGGTAGGGCTAATGAATCTTCTTTTGATACTAATGCCATTAATGACTCCCCTTTCCCGTTTTAATACGTGGGTCAATTATGGAATAACTTAAATCTACGAGTAAATTAACAACAACCATAATGATTGCTAAAAATATTACGCCCCCCTGAATGACTGGGTAATCCCGTTGATTGATTGCATCTATTATCAATCTACCAACTCCCGGCCACGAAAAAACTTGCTCTACTATAACGGTTCCACCTAGTAGTGAACCAAATTGTAACCCTAAAAAAGTAATCGTCGGTAATAATGCATTTCTAAATGCATGCTGTATAATAACAGACCATGTACTTATCCCTTTTGACTTTGCGGTTGATATATATTGTTGATTCAACACTTCAAGCATAGATGATCGAACCAATCTGGCTAAAATTCCCGACAAAATCATTCCTAATGTAATAGATGGGAGGATTAAAGATGAAAAACCATCAAAACCTGAAGACGGCAGCCACTGCAAGGTAACTGCAAATACTAGAATCAACATAATCCCCAACCAAAAGTTTGGAAAGGAGATGCCAATTAAGGAGAAAATCCTTCCAAAAAAATCTACAGATGTTCCTCTTTTTACTGCCGATAGTATCCCTACAGGAAATGCTATAAGAATTGCTACTACAATTCCACCTAGTGCAAGTGCTAATGTTGCACCAATTTTTTCTACTATTAAATCAGTAACGGGCATTCCGCTTCTAAAGGATTCTCCAAAATCCAGCGTCAACAGCCCCTTCAAAAATAATCCATACTGTATGTACAACGGCTTATCCAAGCCTAAGTTTTTTGTTACCTCTTCAATAGCCTCTTTTGATGGTTCCCCTGCACTAAACATAACGGACACAGGATCACCTGTTAAACGGATGGAAAAGAAAACAATGAGTGAGATTACAAATATAACCATTATAGTATGGAATAATCTTCGAATAACATAAGTTAACATATTTATTCCTCCGTATCTTTTAAAAGAAAGGGATAGTATGAGATGTTCATACTATCCTCTTTAACATTACTTTTATTCAACCGTTACCTCTTCAAAGCGCATGCGGTCTTCATTAGGTGGTTGGAAATTTTTAAGACGTTTATTCACTGCATATAAATCTACTGCTTGATAAAGATTTACTTCGGGTGCTAGTTCATATAACACTTCTGTTAATTCAAGGAAAATTGCTTCACGCTTTTCTTGATCAACCGTTGCACGCTCAGCTGCTAATAATTCTTCTACTTTTTCATCTTTAAAGGATGGGTTCCATTGCTCCCCTTCGTGATACATCAAGTATGCAGTATTATCAAAGTCTAACGTCCAGCCACCCCATCCTTGGCGATACATATGACCTGCATCTCCTTTTGGAATAAGATCAGATGTTAAAGTTGTACTATCAACACTATTAATATTAAGTTTCAACCCAACTTCTTCTAAATAGAACGAAACTGCTTGGGCAATTTCTTTAAAGTTCCCATCTGTACCAGGGATGAATAAGTCTAGTGATGTTCCTTCTGCGACTCCTGCTTCTTTTAATAATTCTTTTGCTTTTTCAGGATCATATGGATAAGGTTTTAAATCTGGATTATTACCAAATGACAACTCACTTTGGTATGTACTAATCGGTTTTCCATATCCACCCAGTATTTCACTAATAATTTCTTCTTTATTAATAGCATAATTAAGTGCTTGACGTACTCTTACGTCCCCAAGAGGTTCTTTTGCTGTATCAAATCTTAAAGAGTATACAGTTGGTGTTCCTACTTCTTTAAGCTCTAAGAAATCCGTGCTTTTTACTGTTTCTGCTTGAGCTACTTCAACACGTTTCATTACATCGATTTTTCCAGTTTGCAATTCTGCCAAACGAGTAGAAGCTTCAGGGATTACTTTAAAAGTTATCCCATCTAATTTTGGAAGTCCTTCTTTCCAATAGTTTTCACTCTTTTCTAGGACAACCTCTTGATCTCGTTTATAGCCAGTCATTTTAAATGGACCTGTTCCTACTGGGTTATTATTAAAATGTTCGTCCCCGTTTTCTTCAATATATTTCGGTGGAACAATCACTGCACCGTAGCCAGAAAGTTTCGTTAATAACACTGGGTCTGCAGTACTCATATGCATTGTTATTGTGTATTCATCGTTTACTTCCACAGATTCTATTGAACTATAGTTAGAATATTGAGGACCTTTTTTTCCTTCATCACCTAATAGTCGATCGAAAGTATATTTAACCGCATCTGCATTAAATGGTTCACCATTGTGAAACTGAACTCCTTGACGAAGTGTGAAGACAATCGTTTTATCATCCTTGTATTCCCATTTTTCCGCTAATCCTGGGACTAGTTCTAGATCAAGTGTACGATCTACAAGCCCTTCAAATACTGAGCTTGCTACTGAACTCCAGTCTAATAAAAATGTATCAATTGGATCCCAACTTTGTGGATCACCAGATATTCCTACAACTATTTCATTTCCGCGACTTGCAGCTGGATTTTCCCCAGAAGAAGATTTTGTATCCCCCTCGGTAGATTTACTCCCACCATTTGAACATGCCGCTAAAATTAACATTAATACTGCCATTACAGCAATTAGCCTAGGTTGTAATGTTTTCTTCATTTCTTCATCCCCTTAATGTTTTTCAATATTTGAAAATCCATATGGATATGGATTCGTGTAACCTATTTTTTTGGAAATGGTTTCTGCCGTTTCCCAAAGAGGAACTAGGAAATCTTTCACCTTTTCTCTCGGTAAGGAAGTAGAAAACCCTGCGATACTTATAGAAAACTCAACTTCCTTTAATCGATTAAAAATTGGAGCAGCAATAGACACCGTTCCTTCTTCTAGTTCTGAATCACTGTAAGCGTAGCCAGTTTTTCTGGTTTCATGAATAAAAGACCACACGTCCTCTACTTTTTGTGGAGTTTGACTTGCATAAAAAGTCATTGGTCGCTTTAAAATATCGGCAATTTCTTCATCTGGCAAAAAAGATAATAAGATTCGTGTGCAAGCCCCTGCATATAGTGGAGCTCTTCTACCCGTTTTCGTATATAAACGGACAGGTCTTGTACTCTCCACTTTTTCAATATAAACACCTTCGTCCTTATCTCTTGAAACTAATTGGACTGCCTCATTAAATTTTGATTGCAATATTTTCATATAAGGTAGTGATATATTACGAATTTCCAAGTTACTCGAAACGATACTTCCCAAATACATAAGTTTAAGTCCTAAAGAGTAAGTATCCCCTTCTACTAATACCCCGTTTTTCTCTATTTCTGATCGTTGTAAAAGGCCATAGTCGACAAAAGTCTTCAGTAATCGATGGACGGTTGGTTTAGGTATTTGAGTGTACGCAGATATTTCATCTAAGCGCCAAAAAGGTTTTTCTTCTGTAAACAGGTCTAGTAATTGAAAACCTTTTTCTATTGTTTTACTCATAGATTCACCACATCTTTCGGTTGGTGTAAATGGCAGGATACAAAATGGTTATTTTCCGACTCTGATAGAACTGGCTTTACTGTTTTACAAACATCCATACAAGCAAAACATCTAGGATGAAAAGTACAACCCGACGGCGGATTGGCAGGACTAGGAACATCTCCCTTTAGAATAATCCTTTCCTTTTTTTGCAATGGATGCGAACTTGGAAGTGCTGATAGTAATGCAGTAGAGTATGGGTGGTTTGGATTATCATATAAATCATCTCTATCTGCAATTTCAACCATTTTCCCTAAATACATAACTCCTATTCTGTCACAGAAATGTTTGACAACACTTAAATCATGGGAGATGAAAATGTAAGTTAAACCAAATTCTTTTTGTAAATCCCTCATTAAATTTAATACTTGAGATTGAATGGATACATCTAATGCTGAGACAGGTTCATCTGCGATAATAAGCTTAGGCTTAGATACCAATGCTCTAGCAATGCCAATCCTTTGTCTTTGTCCACCCGAAAATTCATGAGGAAGACGTTTCAGTTGCCTAATCGTTAGCCCCACTTGATCGGCTACCTCTAATACTCTTCTTTCTCTTTCTTCCTTATTAGTAATTCCAAAGTTAATAAGTGGTTCCTCAATTATGTCAAAAACTCTCATTCGAGGGTTCAAAGAAGCGAATGGGTCTTGAAAAACAATCTGTATATCTTTTCTCATTAACCTCATTTTGTTTTGATCAAGTGAAGCAAGGTCTGTCCCTTCAAAAAAGACAGATCCCCCAGTCGGCTCTAACAATCTTAAAATCGTTCGACCGACTGTACTTTTTCCACATCCTGATTCTCCAACGATTCCAAAAGTTTCTCCGCGTCTTACTACAAATGAAATATCATCAACGGCTTTTACTTGCTGAAGTGTTTTTTTACCAAATACCCCACCTTTAATGGGAAAATACTTCTTTAAATTCTCCACTTTTAATATTGCATCTTCAATGTTCATTATTAATCACCTCAGCTGTCGTTTCCGAATCATACAACCAACATTGAACACGGGTATTATCTACCGTTGTAAAAAGTGGTGGCTGCGTTGAACATCTGTCATGTGCTTTACTACATCTTGGTGCAAAGCGACATCCTGATGGCATACTTCCTGGAGCCGGTACAACTCCTGGTATAGAAGATAAATATTCCTTTTGTACTGCAACATCTGGTAGCGATTCCATTAGTCCTTTTGTATAAGGATGTTTAGGTGAATCAAATAAGTTCACAACATCTGCTTCTTCAACTATTTCACCGGCATACATCACTATTACTCGGTCACACATTTCGGAAACTACCCCCAAATCATGTGTGATCAATACAATAGACATATGTAATTTATCTTGTAAGCCTTTCATTAATTCTAAAATTTGCGCTTGAA carries:
- a CDS encoding M14 family metallopeptidase, which encodes MLNLESLQKIWTLDGIFIDKNNDNVIDGISLFVDLPLGLMPDGLLDFFARVGFETTALSYNFFEYNDQKVKMIFKENLESSYIAYDKRIITVHYENEMECSKLLSKLSTVGVNNDFHVDAQHSVIKSIHSLAEIWSFSGFGADNEASPNQTLSLNIDIHPSMKKREIFIEFCHFVARTALYCTEIKLPVTNNLTASIGITVQAGDETKLKLIKANKLKLEGTINEVASALKWLNYQKNWSEEGTFGYWEQQIQFDEKKPSKLLLEEEWEDVSEIELVHKVLRDSTLLDGDEIEVFISEPIYIRDQLKRDIQVSYPQLNKVKVYSAFKTGFQWVREEILPDITKDVIEVKIYAKKEDNHGGLELPIRWIQEMYPIDVYLEKHTHLQADDITFYIEDNLEHTFNVFGIKEDGTIIQLGSLNIPVVQIPYVEEGKFAYPNTGAVRINRTDSKVETHLIPTDRERFYLYYINEFLPRMTNQLKYINDGQGVNRPLFDRIVLDVWMSEQEEKLFIDEERISSMEALYEDLYFNTLDYFSEWGKRKQGISLDAPGGIYPFMHVSEGRKPRSRIQVFEWVDYIPSIKKTTELHFNHACDEITAIVESNEALVSCNVETFKANINWASCELSNFIKENKELRIAYPDHSYYGDNIPIIECFMPSWETFDAALKLTLFKKTIVIEAGHHANEVSSTPAVLRLVKDLSSNTDYLKEMNIIVIPLANVDGNYLLSKMIIEHPEWKHHAARYNAVGLEFAYVKYQQTIFGEANILPQVMRKWAPDIVVDNHGIPSHEWVQPFAGYNSPPRFPVSYFLPSAKIYGIGRISQEVNEKRLAENLETIVQSINKKFEATSIAAENAYWKSRFIKYGHAWLPDIFPIEEASSINFYRQQSVTPTYPTVSILRYPEWVAADIISEAADEVVYGTELESCMESQYLFNSGIIDALKNSRTETFQESLRKYRIRPLILQMEEKL
- a CDS encoding ABC transporter permease; protein product: MALVSKEDSLALPKKSVWKSFLKFIKKNPAGFIGIILVAISVGCAIFAPWLTAFDPGKASLGSRLDPPSWADPTGESIYFLGADQLGRDLFTRILYGARISLMVGFFGVLISLVIGTILGLVSGYFGKWLDDFIMRVADIQLAFPFILFAIVVMSILGTGIWKIIIILGLTYWVGFARLIRGQVIALKEQEFVHAARAIGGTNFTIIRKHILPNVLSSIFVLGTMYIAEFILLEASLTFLGLGVDPTIPSWGGMLADSRNYITTAWWTSVFPGVAVMLTVLGFNLLGDWLRDRFDPNMKM
- the nikB gene encoding nickel ABC transporter permease; amino-acid sequence: MLTYVIRRLFHTIMVIFVISLIVFFSIRLTGDPVSVMFSAGEPSKEAIEEVTKNLGLDKPLYIQYGLFLKGLLTLDFGESFRSGMPVTDLIVEKIGATLALALGGIVVAILIAFPVGILSAVKRGTSVDFFGRIFSLIGISFPNFWLGIMLILVFAVTLQWLPSSGFDGFSSLILPSITLGMILSGILARLVRSSMLEVLNQQYISTAKSKGISTWSVIIQHAFRNALLPTITFLGLQFGSLLGGTVIVEQVFSWPGVGRLIIDAINQRDYPVIQGGVIFLAIIMVVVNLLVDLSYSIIDPRIKTGKGSH
- a CDS encoding ABC transporter substrate-binding protein; its protein translation is MKKTLQPRLIAVMAVLMLILAACSNGGSKSTEGDTKSSSGENPAASRGNEIVVGISGDPQSWDPIDTFLLDWSSVASSVFEGLVDRTLDLELVPGLAEKWEYKDDKTIVFTLRQGVQFHNGEPFNADAVKYTFDRLLGDEGKKGPQYSNYSSIESVEVNDEYTITMHMSTADPVLLTKLSGYGAVIVPPKYIEENGDEHFNNNPVGTGPFKMTGYKRDQEVVLEKSENYWKEGLPKLDGITFKVIPEASTRLAELQTGKIDVMKRVEVAQAETVKSTDFLELKEVGTPTVYSLRFDTAKEPLGDVRVRQALNYAINKEEIISEILGGYGKPISTYQSELSFGNNPDLKPYPYDPEKAKELLKEAGVAEGTSLDLFIPGTDGNFKEIAQAVSFYLEEVGLKLNINSVDSTTLTSDLIPKGDAGHMYRQGWGGWTLDFDNTAYLMYHEGEQWNPSFKDEKVEELLAAERATVDQEKREAIFLELTEVLYELAPEVNLYQAVDLYAVNKRLKNFQPPNEDRMRFEEVTVE